The Streptomyces sp. NBC_00483 genome contains the following window.
CGCGACAGCGGCGACCTTCTCGGCCGCGGTGAGTGCTCCGGGCCCCGTCAGGGTGAGACACCTTCCCGCGTAGCCGCCTTTGGCAAGCACGACGGTGACGACATCCGCGACGTCCGCCTCGTCGACGGAAGCGGTCCTGCGGTTCCCATACGGCTCACGGACCTCTGCGGTCTCGCGGATGACCTCAGCCCACCCCAATGCGTTGGACATGAAGTCGATCGGCCAGATGAACGTCCACTCCAAGCCGCTGTCACGCACGGCTTGTTCCAACTCTCCTCCTTCTCCGGGCGACAGGACCGTCAGTCGCCGTACACCCGCTTCGACTGCCATCGACACGATCTGCGGCCCTGCGGCCAACGGAGTGTGGTCGTGCCCGGTTGCCCCCAGCAGGTGCACGGCGGAGACTCCATCGAGAGCCGCCGCCAGCGTCTGCGGCCTCGCGAGATCGCCGGCCACCACTTCGACGCCGTCGGGCAGACAGATCGCCCCGGCCGGGTCACGGGTGAGTGCTCGAACCTTGTGTCCGGTTCGCCCAAGCCGCTCGACCACCTGGCGCCCCAGAGTTCCCGTCGCACCGGTCACCAGAATCGTCATGTCGCTCCCTGTCCGCTGTCTCCCGAGATGGGCGGCTCGGGCACCGCGCCAAGCACAGTGGTCGAACTATCCCGTTGCCGGCCGCAGACGACAGTAGGCGGCATTTAGGTCAGATTCTGTCCGCGATGCGACGGCCAATCCCTGTTTCCCGGCTACGTGGTGCCGACCCCGGACGGGCACACAACTACCTTCGAAGCTCGGGAACCACCAGAGCTTCGCCTGCCGCACCGCTCTCTCCCGGGAACGGTCGTAGGTGCATGTGCGCTCACGTGAATTGGCCGTGCGCCACGTGGGCCCGGGGCGGAGCCCGTGGCGTAGGCCGGATCGGGCTACATCAACGTGCCGCCCGCCCCGCGTACTTGACGTCCGGGGTACGGCACCCGACGCTGTGGGAGCGCTCCCGCGGCGACGACCGGGAGCCTCCCGCAAGGCCGACCCGTCGCCGCCCCGCCGCCCGACCGGCCCCAGGAGTCACCGTGCGAAGACCCTTCAGACGCGCCGCGATCACCGCCCTCACCCTCTCCACCCTGCTCATCACCGCGCCGCAGGCCACGGCCACGGCCACCGGCGCCGAGTCGCAGACGCAGGCCCAGCCGCAGTCGCAGCCGCAGACGTCGACGAGCGGACACGGCCCGAAGCTCTACACGCCCGACCCCAACCCGGACGCCCTCCGGCAGATCGCCGCGCTCGCCCGCGCGGGACAGTTCCGCGACGCCGCCAAGGTCACCGCGATGATCGCCACACCGCAGGCCGTCTGGTTCGGCGACCAGAGCCCGGCCGAGGTCGAGAAGGTCACGCGTGACGTGGTCAGGGACGCCGACCGACGCGACGCCCTCCCCGTGTTCGCGCTCTACAACGTGCCGGGCCGCGACTGCTCCAACTACTCCGCCGGCGGCGCCGCCACCACCGCCGAGTACCAGGCCTGGATCGACGCCGTCGCCCGCGGCATCGGCTCCCGCGACGCCATGGTCGTCCTCGAACCCGACTCGCTCGCCCTGCTCCCCGCCGACTGCGGTCAGGACGACGCCCAGGGCACCAAGACCGCCGCCCGGTACGCCGAAGTGAACTACGCCGTCGACGAGTTGGAGCAGCTGCGCGGCACCCGCGTCTACCTCGACACCGGCCACCCGGGCTGGCACAGCGTCAACTCCATCGTGCCCCGCCTGATCAAGGGCGGTGTCGAGCAGGCCGCCGGCTTCTACACCAACGCCTCGAACTACTTCACCGACGACGCCAACTCCTGGTACGGCAAGCTGATTTCGTCCTGTATCGCGTACGTCGAGAAGTCCTCAGGGAACGCCGCCGACTGCCCGAACCAATCGACCCCGCGCGCCGAGGCGCAGTCCTGGATCGACGCCCACGTGCGCGTGCCCGCCTCCCGAATGCCGCACTTCGTGACGGACTCCAGCCGCAACGGTCAGGGCACGTGGACCCCGCCCGCCGGCAAGTACACCGACGCACAGGACTGGTGCAACCCGCCGAACCGCGGTCTCGGCGCCCGCCCGACCCTGCGCACCGGCGACCCCTTGCAGGACGCCCGCCTGTGGATCAAGACGCCGGGGGAGTCGGACGGCCTGTGCCTGCGCGGCACCGAGGGTCCCGAGGATCCGGAGCGGGGCACGGTCGACCCGAAGGCGGGCGACTGGTTCCCGCAGCAGGCGCTCGAACTGGTGCGGTACGCCAAGCCGCCACTGCTCCCCGCGAAGTGACGCACACCTGGTCCCGGTCACTGCCCGTGCGGTGACGTTTCTCCAGTGACGTTTCCGGTGGTGCCGTCCCCGGTGGCGCCCTCCCCGGTGTCATCGAGGGCGTCGTCGAGGGTGTCGTCGAGCAACCCGTCCACCGCCCGCCCGAACACCCATCGCCCCGCCGCCGCGACCACCCGGTCCGCGGCGCGGGGCACTCCGCGTACCCGCAGCTCCTCACGCCACTCGACGCGCGAGCCCCCGTCACCGAGCGCCCGCACCTCGAACTCGGCCCAGCCGGTGACGACCCGGCCGCGCTTCTCCATGCGGCAGCGCCGCGGCGGCTGCCACGCGACGACCTCCATGGGGTCGTCGAAGCCGAACCGGCCGACACCGGTGCGCGCCACGAACACCGTGCCCGCCGCGTCCGGCGGCGGGGTCGTCACCGTGACACGGGTGAGCGGCACGGAGTCCCCGTGCCGCTCCCAGTCGGTCAGCCGCCGCCACGCCTCGGAAGCGCGCAGCGACGTGTCACGGACGATGCTGATATGGGCGGTCATGTCGCGATGGTATGCACACGTCCGGGTGCGGGGTCCGCGCCGGGGATCGGGCGGCGTGTCGCGCGGGACCTGGATGCGAAGCCCCAACTCGGCGTCCCGCGCGCACAGTTGTCCCGCCCCGGCCGGTCAGGCCGCCTTGTACGCGGCGGCCAGTTTCTTCAGCGCCCCCTTGTAGTCGCCGGTGAGGGCGAGGTGCTCG
Protein-coding sequences here:
- a CDS encoding NmrA family NAD(P)-binding protein, which translates into the protein MTILVTGATGTLGRQVVERLGRTGHKVRALTRDPAGAICLPDGVEVVAGDLARPQTLAAALDGVSAVHLLGATGHDHTPLAAGPQIVSMAVEAGVRRLTVLSPGEGGELEQAVRDSGLEWTFIWPIDFMSNALGWAEVIRETAEVREPYGNRRTASVDEADVADVVTVVLAKGGYAGRCLTLTGPGALTAAEKVAAVAAATGREIGFTELTDSQARRQWQAEGWPEDGIEFMLRMWATVPDSVATVTSAVEEVAGRPPRTFAQWAAAHADAFRP
- a CDS encoding glycoside hydrolase family 6 protein, whose protein sequence is MRRPFRRAAITALTLSTLLITAPQATATATGAESQTQAQPQSQPQTSTSGHGPKLYTPDPNPDALRQIAALARAGQFRDAAKVTAMIATPQAVWFGDQSPAEVEKVTRDVVRDADRRDALPVFALYNVPGRDCSNYSAGGAATTAEYQAWIDAVARGIGSRDAMVVLEPDSLALLPADCGQDDAQGTKTAARYAEVNYAVDELEQLRGTRVYLDTGHPGWHSVNSIVPRLIKGGVEQAAGFYTNASNYFTDDANSWYGKLISSCIAYVEKSSGNAADCPNQSTPRAEAQSWIDAHVRVPASRMPHFVTDSSRNGQGTWTPPAGKYTDAQDWCNPPNRGLGARPTLRTGDPLQDARLWIKTPGESDGLCLRGTEGPEDPERGTVDPKAGDWFPQQALELVRYAKPPLLPAK